A genomic window from Bdellovibrio sp. SKB1291214 includes:
- a CDS encoding RNA recognition motif domain-containing protein: MGKKIYVGNLSYQLDEQTLADAFAEFGNVESARIVTDRETGRSKGFAFVEMSTDDEAATAISKLNGAELAGRAMNVSEAKPMAPRENRGGGFGGGRGGGRGGFGGGNRGPR, from the coding sequence ATGGGTAAAAAAATCTACGTAGGAAATCTTTCTTACCAACTAGACGAACAAACTCTTGCAGACGCTTTCGCTGAATTCGGTAACGTTGAATCAGCACGCATCGTAACTGACCGTGAAACAGGTCGCAGCAAAGGTTTCGCATTCGTAGAAATGTCTACTGATGATGAAGCTGCTACTGCAATCTCTAAATTGAACGGTGCAGAACTTGCTGGTCGCGCAATGAACGTTTCTGAAGCAAAACCAATGGCTCCTCGTGAGAACCGTGGTGGCGGCTTCGGCGGTGGTCGTGGCGGCGGTCGTGGTGGTTTCGGCGGTGGTAACCGCGGTCCTAGATAG
- a CDS encoding MFS transporter, whose amino-acid sequence MQSSSALSDFKKLISARFLFTLAVQMQAVVVGWRIYELTQDPLSLGLMGLAEAIPALGLALYAGYVVDRSRPLKVYRWVLEGSLISSGILLVAAYYGGRWTDHWQIVALYLSSVFAGAARAFSQPSMYAILPKMTKREGLSKALAWMSTAMQTARVTGPALGGLIFGFMGLEVSYAVIFVLLVGALGSTYAIRMNIEAPASVGEEREMVEELKSGVKFVFGHPILLPALSLDMISVLFGGVTALLPIYAKEILAVGPRGLGILRAAPAIGATVMGFILTRIEIRKNAGKYLLSAVFGFGLSILVFALSKDFYLSVLALGLSGIFDSVSVVVRSTAVQLASPDHMRGRISSVNSMFIGSSNEVGEFESGVAAKFLGTVPAACFGAVMCLLTVSIIAWKSPTLRNMDMDKVTP is encoded by the coding sequence ATGCAATCGTCCTCTGCGCTTTCTGACTTCAAAAAACTTATCTCTGCAAGATTTCTTTTTACCCTAGCCGTGCAAATGCAGGCGGTCGTTGTTGGGTGGAGAATTTACGAACTCACACAAGATCCTCTCTCATTAGGTTTGATGGGCCTGGCCGAAGCGATTCCTGCTTTGGGGTTGGCACTGTATGCAGGTTATGTCGTTGACCGATCTCGTCCTTTAAAAGTTTATCGCTGGGTTTTAGAAGGCAGTTTGATTTCTTCGGGAATTTTACTGGTGGCAGCTTATTACGGCGGTCGTTGGACAGATCACTGGCAAATTGTTGCCTTGTACCTTTCCTCCGTATTTGCAGGAGCTGCTCGCGCGTTTTCGCAGCCATCAATGTATGCCATTTTACCTAAGATGACGAAGCGTGAAGGCTTATCTAAGGCTTTGGCATGGATGAGTACCGCAATGCAAACGGCTCGAGTTACGGGGCCTGCATTGGGCGGTTTGATTTTTGGATTTATGGGGCTTGAAGTTTCGTATGCAGTGATATTTGTTTTGTTAGTGGGGGCCCTCGGTTCCACTTACGCGATTCGTATGAACATCGAAGCTCCAGCCAGCGTGGGTGAAGAACGCGAAATGGTTGAGGAGTTGAAGTCGGGCGTAAAGTTTGTTTTTGGCCATCCGATTTTGTTACCGGCATTGTCGCTGGATATGATTTCTGTTTTGTTTGGCGGAGTGACGGCCTTGCTACCTATTTATGCCAAAGAAATTTTAGCCGTCGGCCCGCGAGGTCTTGGAATCTTGCGGGCAGCCCCAGCGATTGGTGCAACCGTTATGGGCTTTATTCTGACTCGAATTGAAATTCGTAAGAATGCAGGAAAATATTTGCTATCGGCTGTTTTTGGTTTTGGTTTAAGTATTTTGGTATTTGCTCTTAGCAAAGATTTCTATTTGTCAGTCCTAGCACTGGGGCTTAGTGGAATTTTTGACAGTGTGAGTGTGGTAGTTCGAAGCACTGCTGTTCAGTTGGCATCACCCGATCATATGCGCGGTCGTATATCCTCTGTGAACTCCATGTTCATTGGTTCGTCGAATGAGGTCGGCGAGTTCGAGTCCGGGGTTGCAGCAAAATTCCTTGGTACGGTCCCCGCAGCGTGCTTCGGCGCGGTGATGTGCTTGCTGACTGTAAGTATTATCGCGTGGAAGTCGCCGACACTGCGTAATATGGACATGGACAAAGTGACGCCGTAA
- a CDS encoding cytochrome ubiquinol oxidase subunit I — protein sequence MDDLLAARSTMAFSLGFHIIFAAIGMVMPFMMAMAHFLYLKKNRQEDLELTKLWMKGVAILFAVGAVSGTVLSFELGLLWPGFMKHAGPIIGMPFSWEGTAFFLEAIAIGLFLYGWNRMNKWVHWFAGFVVGLSGFASGIFVVAANSWMNTPAGFDWVNGQAVNIDPVAAMFNKAWLHQTMHMQVAAIQAVGFAVAGLHALLLLKGSHSALHARALKIAMVFATVASLIQPMVGHFAAQKVAEYQPVKLAAMEAHFKTEARAPIILGGIPDVETGEVHGAIKIPGVLSFLAFNDFNATVKGLHDFPREEWPPVLIVHIAFQIMVGLGSLMIVLGLVYIFLARRGGLPKWFLKVLVVSTPLGFIAIEAGWVVTEVGRQPWIVYGIMKTKDAVTPMPGVQFHFYLFVALYLFLSFVTAWLFRRQVQVAENNMHKGAVK from the coding sequence ATGGACGATTTACTTGCCGCACGCTCGACGATGGCTTTTTCGTTGGGATTTCATATTATTTTTGCCGCTATCGGAATGGTGATGCCATTCATGATGGCTATGGCTCATTTTCTGTACTTAAAGAAAAATCGACAAGAGGATCTTGAGCTGACTAAACTGTGGATGAAAGGCGTTGCCATTTTATTCGCTGTGGGTGCGGTTTCTGGGACTGTATTGTCGTTTGAGTTAGGATTGTTGTGGCCTGGCTTTATGAAGCATGCAGGGCCCATAATAGGGATGCCCTTTTCTTGGGAAGGAACGGCTTTCTTTCTGGAAGCGATTGCCATCGGATTATTTCTGTATGGTTGGAATCGTATGAACAAGTGGGTTCACTGGTTTGCGGGATTTGTCGTGGGTCTTTCCGGATTTGCTTCGGGGATCTTTGTCGTGGCCGCCAACAGTTGGATGAATACACCTGCCGGTTTTGATTGGGTGAATGGACAAGCGGTAAATATCGATCCCGTAGCGGCTATGTTTAATAAAGCCTGGTTGCATCAGACGATGCATATGCAGGTTGCTGCAATTCAAGCCGTGGGTTTTGCCGTTGCGGGCTTACATGCGTTGTTGTTACTAAAAGGATCGCATTCGGCTTTGCATGCACGCGCTTTGAAAATCGCAATGGTTTTTGCAACCGTGGCTTCGCTTATTCAACCTATGGTGGGACATTTCGCAGCACAAAAAGTGGCAGAATACCAACCGGTCAAGTTAGCAGCGATGGAAGCGCACTTTAAAACAGAAGCTCGTGCTCCCATTATCTTGGGTGGAATTCCCGATGTCGAAACTGGTGAAGTTCACGGTGCGATTAAAATTCCTGGAGTTCTTAGTTTCTTAGCATTTAATGATTTCAATGCGACAGTAAAGGGACTGCATGACTTCCCCCGGGAAGAGTGGCCTCCCGTTTTAATTGTGCATATTGCATTTCAAATCATGGTGGGCTTAGGCTCTTTGATGATAGTCTTGGGCTTGGTTTATATCTTCCTGGCGCGTCGTGGCGGTTTGCCAAAATGGTTTTTAAAAGTGTTGGTGGTATCAACACCCCTAGGATTTATCGCCATCGAAGCTGGTTGGGTGGTGACCGAAGTGGGACGTCAGCCGTGGATCGTGTACGGGATCATGAAAACCAAAGATGCCGTGACTCCCATGCCGGGAGTGCAGTTTCATTTCTATTTGTTCGTTGCTCTGTATCTGTTTCTTTCTTTTGTCACGGCGTGGTTGTTCCGTCGCCAGGTGCAGGTGGCTGAAAATAACATGCACAAGGGAGCGGTGAAATGA
- a CDS encoding cytochrome d ubiquinol oxidase subunit II — MIEILLFFIAASVLLYVVLGGADYGAGILELVPIPYLQNKQRHVVNEAMGPVWEANHMWLILVVVILFVGFPGIFNIVMIHLHIPVVALLVGIVARGTAFTFRHYDAIHEPKSQNVYSLIFSLSSLWTTFWLGVLAGSLFQGRIDPTAKDFVNAYVAPWTGFVPFTMGIFTICICTFLASVYLVGETQDSELKKYFWRRGFAYNIAVIITGGLVFLAAYLEDSAFLKEFLNHPLSIACVVAATLLFFLLWQLLKRNQPLLVRLTAAAQVSLIILGWYFAMAPAALSTPQGPVSFYDAAAPAAALRQLTYALCVGSVLIFPSLFYLLKVFKLSSKSLQSDSAKNDGK, encoded by the coding sequence ATGATCGAGATACTTTTGTTTTTCATTGCAGCTTCGGTGCTCTTGTACGTCGTCTTAGGTGGCGCGGATTATGGTGCAGGTATTTTAGAGTTGGTACCTATTCCTTATCTGCAGAACAAGCAGCGCCATGTGGTCAATGAAGCGATGGGACCTGTGTGGGAAGCAAATCACATGTGGCTGATTTTGGTCGTCGTGATTTTGTTCGTTGGCTTTCCGGGAATTTTCAACATCGTGATGATACACTTGCACATTCCGGTGGTCGCGCTTTTGGTAGGGATTGTCGCACGAGGAACTGCTTTTACATTTCGCCATTATGATGCGATTCACGAGCCAAAGTCCCAGAATGTGTACTCGTTGATATTTAGTCTTTCAAGTTTGTGGACGACATTTTGGTTAGGAGTTCTGGCCGGTAGTTTATTTCAGGGGCGTATCGATCCCACAGCTAAAGATTTTGTTAATGCTTACGTGGCGCCTTGGACAGGATTTGTTCCATTCACGATGGGCATCTTTACCATCTGCATTTGCACGTTTTTGGCTTCGGTTTATTTAGTGGGTGAAACTCAAGACTCTGAACTTAAAAAATATTTTTGGAGACGTGGATTCGCATACAATATTGCAGTCATTATCACGGGGGGATTGGTTTTTCTTGCGGCCTATTTGGAAGACAGCGCATTTTTGAAAGAATTTTTAAATCATCCTTTGTCGATAGCTTGTGTCGTGGCCGCGACTTTGTTGTTCTTTTTATTGTGGCAATTGTTAAAAAGAAATCAGCCATTGCTGGTAAGACTTACAGCAGCGGCGCAAGTGTCACTTATCATTTTGGGGTGGTATTTCGCGATGGCTCCTGCGGCCTTAAGTACTCCTCAGGGACCTGTGTCATTTTACGATGCTGCAGCTCCAGCGGCAGCCCTCAGACAGCTGACCTACGCTCTGTGCGTGGGCAGCGTTCTGATTTTTCCAAGCCTGTTTTATTTGCTGAAAGTTTTTAAGCTCTCAAGCAAAAGTTTGCAGAGCGACTCCGCAAAGAACGATGGCAAATAA
- a CDS encoding 2-methylaconitate cis-trans isomerase PrpF family protein, with translation MTSYRATYMRGGTSRALIFHEKDLPADRKSWDALFLRALGSPDHYGRQLDGMGGGISSLSKVAIVRPSTHPHADIDYTFAQVSVTESKVDYKGNCGNISSAIGPYAVLQRLCSVKGEEACIRIFNTNTQKIIHSHFPVKNGMPEFAGKFEIPGVSGTGAPIRLEFQEPGGASTGKLLPTGKVCETLTVEGVGSIEVSMVDAANACVFIRARDVGMTGKEMPIELETAKDLLIKLDLIRRHASVAMGIAKDLEDAKNYIAIPYIGIVSDSPGSAMDFEMRVIASGQPHKALPLTVSLCSSVTAKLPGSIIHEAVQGKKLSEVRIGMPSGILTLDAQVENKNGHWIAHSGSFYRTARPLFVGDVFT, from the coding sequence ATGACATCATATCGCGCAACATACATGAGAGGTGGCACAAGCCGTGCCTTGATTTTCCACGAAAAAGATCTACCTGCAGATCGAAAATCCTGGGATGCGCTTTTTTTACGCGCTTTGGGAAGCCCAGATCATTATGGACGACAGCTTGATGGGATGGGTGGGGGAATTTCTTCCTTAAGCAAAGTAGCTATTGTGCGCCCGTCCACGCATCCTCACGCGGATATCGATTACACATTTGCACAAGTCTCTGTGACCGAATCCAAAGTTGATTACAAAGGGAATTGCGGAAATATCAGTTCGGCAATTGGGCCTTATGCTGTTTTGCAAAGATTGTGTTCGGTCAAAGGTGAGGAGGCTTGTATTCGCATCTTTAACACCAACACGCAAAAAATTATTCACTCGCACTTTCCGGTGAAAAATGGAATGCCGGAATTTGCCGGCAAATTTGAAATACCTGGAGTCTCTGGGACGGGAGCACCTATTCGTTTGGAATTTCAGGAACCCGGCGGAGCTTCCACTGGAAAGCTTTTACCAACGGGCAAAGTTTGCGAAACTTTGACTGTGGAGGGCGTCGGTTCTATTGAGGTCTCTATGGTGGATGCGGCAAATGCTTGTGTGTTCATTCGTGCACGTGACGTGGGCATGACCGGTAAAGAAATGCCGATAGAGCTAGAAACAGCCAAAGATCTGTTGATAAAATTGGATCTGATTCGACGGCACGCTTCAGTTGCTATGGGAATAGCCAAGGATTTAGAAGATGCGAAAAACTATATTGCCATTCCCTACATCGGTATTGTCAGTGATTCCCCGGGGAGCGCTATGGATTTTGAAATGCGCGTGATTGCAAGTGGTCAGCCCCATAAAGCTTTGCCGTTGACGGTTTCATTGTGCTCGTCGGTAACAGCAAAACTTCCCGGCAGTATTATTCACGAGGCCGTTCAAGGTAAAAAACTTTCGGAAGTACGCATTGGAATGCCTTCAGGAATCTTAACTTTGGATGCTCAGGTGGAAAATAAAAACGGCCACTGGATTGCTCACAGTGGCAGTTTTTATAGAACCGCTAGGCCCCTTTTTGTCGGGGACGTCTTTACTTAG
- a CDS encoding alpha/beta fold hydrolase, protein MKLFKWVTTLAIMICAFSASAKTIVLVHGAFADGSTWEKIIPTLQAAGHKVIAVQNPLTAMADDVASTTRTLTNQTEQVLLVGHSYGGAVITEVGTHPNVGGLVYVAAFAPEENQSVQDAVSNYPVPPGFGELSVDQFGFAILTEKGMKEFFAQDVSEEQKSIMFATQGPTFAGIFTSKLTTAAWKAKPTTYIVAENDFMIQPDAQRDFAKRMNATTISLPTSHVPMISKPAEVAAAILAAAEALPVKKTK, encoded by the coding sequence ATGAAACTGTTCAAGTGGGTGACAACCCTTGCGATCATGATATGTGCTTTCTCTGCTTCAGCAAAAACCATCGTTCTGGTCCACGGGGCTTTCGCCGATGGTTCCACTTGGGAAAAAATCATTCCTACCCTACAAGCTGCAGGTCACAAAGTCATTGCCGTGCAAAATCCCCTGACCGCCATGGCCGATGATGTGGCTTCGACAACTCGGACTCTAACAAATCAAACGGAACAGGTTTTATTAGTCGGTCATTCCTATGGTGGTGCCGTTATCACTGAAGTAGGAACTCATCCCAACGTAGGTGGTTTAGTATATGTGGCGGCCTTTGCACCTGAAGAAAATCAATCCGTACAAGACGCCGTATCAAATTATCCTGTGCCGCCGGGTTTTGGTGAACTATCTGTGGATCAGTTTGGTTTTGCGATCTTGACTGAAAAAGGCATGAAAGAATTCTTTGCCCAAGACGTCAGCGAGGAGCAAAAAAGTATTATGTTTGCGACTCAAGGTCCGACGTTTGCGGGGATCTTTACTTCAAAACTTACGACGGCCGCGTGGAAGGCAAAGCCGACAACTTATATTGTCGCAGAAAATGATTTTATGATTCAGCCCGATGCTCAACGGGATTTTGCGAAACGAATGAATGCAACGACGATCAGTTTACCAACTAGTCACGTACCGATGATATCCAAACCAGCGGAAGTGGCAGCTGCCATCCTAGCCGCTGCCGAAGCACTTCCTGTAAAGAAAACTAAGTAA
- a CDS encoding molybdopterin-dependent oxidoreductase yields MSDNLPRRQIDEREFKKMNRRKLLTWAVLSAAGFAGIRAIDASEVDMELPWPLRSVNRLTDQFWNSVFRNNARAPETPPATGRVRVNGYVGMNASVPADWKLQINSPGLASPLFMSLDEIKALPAVTESFEFKCIEGWSENVTARGVKFSDFAKHLSEKDEISKYAFALLATINGGYYVSMDMRSLMHSQTLLCYEMNGRTLLLENGYPLRLITPVKYGVKNIKQLGSIDFGHSPPADYWAELGYGEHLGL; encoded by the coding sequence ATGAGTGATAATCTTCCTCGCCGTCAAATTGATGAACGCGAATTCAAAAAGATGAATCGCCGCAAACTGTTAACATGGGCAGTCCTGTCTGCTGCAGGTTTTGCAGGCATCCGGGCGATCGATGCCAGCGAGGTGGACATGGAACTGCCCTGGCCACTTCGATCTGTCAATCGATTGACAGATCAGTTTTGGAATTCTGTATTTCGCAATAATGCCAGGGCCCCTGAAACTCCACCCGCTACAGGACGAGTGCGAGTGAATGGTTATGTCGGCATGAATGCCTCAGTACCCGCGGACTGGAAATTGCAAATCAATTCTCCAGGACTGGCATCTCCCTTATTCATGAGTTTAGATGAAATTAAAGCCCTGCCTGCAGTCACTGAAAGCTTTGAATTTAAATGCATCGAAGGCTGGAGTGAAAATGTCACAGCCCGTGGAGTGAAGTTTTCAGATTTTGCCAAGCACCTTTCTGAAAAAGATGAAATCTCCAAATATGCCTTTGCTTTACTTGCAACCATAAATGGGGGGTATTACGTGTCGATGGATATGCGAAGTCTGATGCATTCGCAGACCCTCCTTTGCTATGAAATGAATGGGCGTACACTGCTGCTTGAAAACGGATATCCTTTGCGTCTTATCACACCTGTCAAATATGGGGTTAAAAACATCAAACAATTAGGCAGCATCGACTTCGGTCATTCACCGCCCGCTGATTACTGGGCAGAACTTGGGTACGGGGAACACCTGGGCCTTTAA
- a CDS encoding cytochrome b/b6 domain-containing protein translates to MKTEIQKKHLLITRWNHWVNFPVIAIMVWSGFLIYWAYPAYFIPGSWLDRLGMGYQLARGMSWHFAFGILFVINGVLYVSYSIYSGHWRYRTYHQPQRIAYHLVITLAAVAVLSGFAIYKPIQLKELTFILGGYQWARLIHFVIAVIFVLFFIVHVVQVIRAGWNNFRAMVTGWEQVNRKDDE, encoded by the coding sequence ATGAAAACCGAGATTCAAAAAAAACATCTCCTCATAACAAGATGGAACCATTGGGTGAATTTTCCGGTTATTGCAATTATGGTGTGGTCGGGATTTTTAATTTACTGGGCGTACCCGGCTTATTTTATTCCTGGAAGTTGGCTGGACCGGCTGGGAATGGGTTATCAACTGGCGCGCGGGATGAGCTGGCATTTCGCCTTTGGAATTCTGTTCGTAATTAACGGTGTTCTCTATGTTTCCTATTCCATTTATTCGGGGCATTGGCGGTACAGGACATACCACCAGCCCCAACGAATTGCTTACCATTTGGTGATTACTTTGGCAGCAGTTGCCGTACTCAGTGGTTTTGCGATCTATAAACCCATCCAACTGAAAGAGCTGACCTTCATCCTTGGCGGATATCAATGGGCCCGCCTTATTCATTTTGTAATTGCGGTGATCTTTGTCCTGTTTTTTATCGTTCATGTCGTTCAAGTCATACGCGCGGGATGGAATAATTTTCGAGCCATGGTCACTGGCTGGGAGCAAGTGAACAGAAAGGATGACGAATGA